The stretch of DNA CCAGGGCGTGGACGAGTGGCTGACGCTGATCTCCACGGGAAAGGCCCTGGGGATGTCGTCCGAGGCGACGGCCGCGCAGAATCCCCGGCCGGGAATTGCCTACCGGCCGGTGCGCGACGCCCCGCGGATCGACGTTTTCCTGGCGTCATGGCGGGACGATCCGTCCCCCGCGGTGGCTGATTTCATCCGCCTGGCGCGTGCGGCCTACGCCCTGGGATAACGCTTGCCCATTGACGTAATGAGGGTCACGTCCTAAGATTGTGAATCGATTCAAAGCGCCGGCTTCCCGGTTCTTTGCCAATGGAGTCGAAGGACAAGCACATGAGCACTACCCACAGCAGCGCCGCCACCACCGGCGCCGTCCGCACCAGCGGGGCGGCAGGGTCCGGACCGCGGGATCCCAAGAAGGCCGCGATGAGCGGGTGGATCGGAAGCGCCCTTGAGTACTACGACTTTGCGCTGTACTCGCTGGCCGCCACGCTGGTATTCCCCACCATCTTCTTCCCGTCGGAGAACCCCACCGTCGGCATTATCGCCTCGCTGGCCACCTATGCGGTGGGCTACGTGTCCCGGCCCATCGGCGCCGTGGTCCTCGGCGCCTACGGCGACCGGAAGGGCCGCAAGAGCGTGCTGGTCTTCGCGATGCTGCTCATGGGCTTCGCCACCTTCGCCGTGGGGCTCCTCCCCACCTACGGTCAGGTGGGCCTCCTGGCTCCGGCCCTGCTGGTGGTCCTCCGCCTGATCCAGGGCTTCGCCGTGGCCGGGGAACTGGGCGGCGCCAGCGCAATGATCGTGGAGCACTCACCGGATGCCAGGCGCGGCTTCTTCGCCAGCTTCAGCCTGCAGGGCACCCAGGTGGGCTCCATCCTGGCCACCGCAGTTTTGCTTCCGCTGTCCGCGGCCCTCCCGGCGGACCAGTTTGCGTCATGGGGCTGGCGCATCCCGTTCCTGCTGAGCGCCGTGGTGATCTTTGCCGGCTACTTCATCCGCCGCCGGGTCCAGGAACCGCCCGCCTACGCTGCAACATCCGGCGACACCGCGCAGAAGCAGCGCTTCCCGTTAGTGGAGCTGCTGCGGACCCGCCCCGGTGCCCTGGTGCGGTGCATCCTGATGACCTTCGCGAACGTCATAGGCATGGCCACCCTGATCTTCGGCGTCTCCTATGCCACCCAGAAGGGCTACGGCAACGGGTTCTCCAGCAGCGAGTTCCTGTGGGTCACGCTGGTGGCCAACATCGCTGCCGTCGTGACCATCCCGCTTTTCGGTGCGCTGTCCGACCGGATCGGCCGCCGCACGCTGATGGCCGGTGGCGGTCTGCTGGGCGGCGTGATGGTGGGCGGTTACCTGTGGGCGATCGAACAGGGCAGCCTGCCGCTGGTGTTCGTCTCCGTGGTGATCGTGCAGGGCATCTTCTTCCAGATGTGGAACGCCACCTTCGCCACGTTCTTCCAGGAGCAGTTCCCCATGCGCATCCGCGTCACCGGGTTTGCCGTCTCGCAGAACATCGGCCTGATGATCGCGTCCTTCTTCCCCAGCATCTTCACGGCCATCGCCCCTCCGGGCACCGCCAACGTGCCGCTCACCATCGGGCTGACCACGTTCGTGATCTGCCTGGTGGCCACCGTGGCCACGCTGATGTCCTCGGACACTAAGGGCAAGTCGCTCGAGGACCTGGAGGCTCACAAGGCCTAAGAGGCCTGACTGCCGCAGCGGCGGGAAAGCCTTAAGGGCCGGCGCCGCTGGGCCAGGCGCGAAGGAGGGGGCAGCATGGTGCTGCCCCCTCCTTTGCGTGCCGTCCACGGGGAGGAGACCGCGCCGGCTGTCCCCTCCTTTTTGTCTGCTGTCGCCGATTCTGCCGCCTCCCGCACGCATGATTGCACGCATGATGTGGCCCGAAACAGGACGCCTGCATAGTTGTATACAAGTATGCTTAGAAGCGGAGGTCCCACCATGCCAGCAATTCCCGCCCGGAACACGGGCGCCCACGTTGTCTACGCCGAGCTGAAGCGGCGCATCCTCAGCCTCGACCTGAAGCCCGGGGAGCGCATCTACGAACCGGCCATGGCCACCGCCCTGCAGGTCAGCAGGACGCCGCTGCGTGAGGCGATCAGGCGGCTGATCTCAGAGAATCTCCTGGAGCAGCAACCCAC from Pseudarthrobacter chlorophenolicus A6 encodes:
- a CDS encoding MFS transporter, which translates into the protein MSGWIGSALEYYDFALYSLAATLVFPTIFFPSENPTVGIIASLATYAVGYVSRPIGAVVLGAYGDRKGRKSVLVFAMLLMGFATFAVGLLPTYGQVGLLAPALLVVLRLIQGFAVAGELGGASAMIVEHSPDARRGFFASFSLQGTQVGSILATAVLLPLSAALPADQFASWGWRIPFLLSAVVIFAGYFIRRRVQEPPAYAATSGDTAQKQRFPLVELLRTRPGALVRCILMTFANVIGMATLIFGVSYATQKGYGNGFSSSEFLWVTLVANIAAVVTIPLFGALSDRIGRRTLMAGGGLLGGVMVGGYLWAIEQGSLPLVFVSVVIVQGIFFQMWNATFATFFQEQFPMRIRVTGFAVSQNIGLMIASFFPSIFTAIAPPGTANVPLTIGLTTFVICLVATVATLMSSDTKGKSLEDLEAHKA